A stretch of the Rhinoderma darwinii isolate aRhiDar2 chromosome 3, aRhiDar2.hap1, whole genome shotgun sequence genome encodes the following:
- the LOC142750483 gene encoding zinc finger MYM-type protein 1-like codes for MQRSLAKEVDKFMALLERLLDVTLHLASRNMAFRGTTQRIGEIHNGNFLGTLEILSRYDNLLREHLEKVKASQEKGKKLPAHYLSWATQNEFINICGKHVLDAILLERKEAIYFSVVCDATPDISHTEQNVIVVRYVYREPQKRSWHIQERFLEFFDFFQKTGEEIAEMIISRLSEHAIDLKDCRGQGYDNGANMSGRIKGVRARIQERYPTAIFCPCAAHSLNLVGVHAAASCPEMKTFFGSVNRLYILFSSSPERWNTLLEEVGRSLQGLSDTRWSSRIEAVRPIAQKLPSVLKALEKVLASKKLTSDAHSDAQGLHDYFSSFRSVVLATFWIKVLTSFEQRNKILQSRSISMEIGAANIKALSEEMKLLREKWPALLSEAKSVADCMEIPKELLNSQQLRQRKSKHHDAINPEDHFKANVFLVAMDTIISDLHQRFKSMEDVCKLFAPILKLRTMSEEDLVTSTEELISAYPDDFTSSLLCELQHLRKVYCATFPENLGPLDLLNSIYELELQGIFGEVCIALRIFTTLPLSVAEGERAFSKLSLVKNYLRSTMSEQRLNSLAILSIEHGLARQLNYKDLIKDFANQKVRRLSDLQI; via the coding sequence ATGCAAAGAAGTTTAGCGAAGGAAGTGGATAAGTTTATGGCTCTTCTAGAAAGACTCTTGGACGTGACACTGCATTTGGCTTCACGCAACATGGCATTCAGGGGAACAACGCAAAGAATTGGAGAAATCCATAATGGCAATTTCCTTGGAACGTTGGAAATCCTGTCACGATATGACAATTTACTACGCGAGCATTTAGAAAAAGTCAAGGCCAGTCAAGAAAAGGGAAAGAAACTTCCAGCTCATTATCTCTCCTGGGCCACACAAAATGAATTTAtaaatatttgtggaaaacatGTACTGGATGCCATACTACTAGAAAGGAAAGAAGCGATTTATTTTTCTGTAGTTTGTGATGCTACACCAGATATTTCACACACCGAACAGAATGTTATAGTTGTAAGATATGTTTACAGAGAGCCTCAAAAAAGAAGTTGGCATATTCAAGAAAGGTTCTTggaattttttgattttttccagAAGACTGGTGAAGAAATTGCTGAAATGATTATCTCAAGATTGAGTGAACATGCCATTGACCTCAAAGACTGCAGAGGTCAGGGATATGACAATGGTGCAAACATGTCCGGCAGGATTAAAGGTGTAAGAGCCAGAATCCAGGAGAGATATCCAACAGCTATATTTTGTCCCTGCGCTGCCCATTCGTTAAACCTTGTGGGTGTACACGCTGCCGCAAGCTGCCCTGAAATGAAGACATTTTTTGGAAGTGTAAACAGGCTATACATTCTGTTTAGCAGCAGCCCTGAGAGATGGAACACACTGCTTGAAGAAGTTGGAAGGTCTTTGCAAGGTCTAAGTGACACCAGGTGGAGTTCAAGAATAGAGGCTGTGCGTCCAATTGCTCAGAAACTCCCAAGCGTTCTGAAGGCTCTGGAAAAAGTTCTTGCTTCCAAAAAACTTACAAGTGATGCACACTCAGACGCTCAAGGTCTCCATGACTATTTTTCATCTTTCCGGTCAGTAGTTTTAGCAACATTCTGGATAAAAGTGCTTACCAGTTTTGAGCAGAGAAACAAAATTCTTCAATCAAGATCTATTTCCATGGAAATTGGAGCCGCCAACATTAAAGCCCTCTCGGAAGAAATGAAACTTCTTCGGGAAAAGTGGCCTGCTCTACTCTCTGAAGCCAAATCTGTAGCTGATTGTATGGAGATTCCAAAGGAGCTACTGAATTCTCAGCAATTGCGCCAAAGGAAGTCAAAGCACCATGATGCCATAAATCCTGAAGATCATTTTAAAGCTAATGTCTTCCTTGTGGCAatggacacaatcatttctgatcTTCATCAGCGCTTCAAATCAATGGAAGATGTATGCAAATTATTCGCTCCAATCCTTAAACTGAGAACAATGAGTGAAGAAGACTTGGTGACATCCACTGAAGAATTGATCTCCGCATACCCTGATGACTTCACATCATCTTTACTCTGTGAACTGCAACATCTCCGTAAAGTGTATTGCGCTACATTCCCCGAAAACTTGGGTCCACTAGATTTGCTAAACTCTATCTATGAACTAGAGCTTCAGGGAATATTTGGAGAGGTGTGTATTGCTCTTCGGATTTTCACCACCCTCCCACTTTCAGTAGCGGAAGGAGAAAGGGCATTTAGCAAACTTTCATTGGTCAAGAACTATCTGCGTTCTACAATGAGCGAGCAACGTTTAAACAGCCTAGCAATTCTTTCCATTGAACATGGGCTTGCCAGACAGCTCAATTATAAAGACCTTATTAAAGATTTTGCAAATCAGAAAGTTAGAAGATTGTCTGATCTACAAATCTAA